The Kosakonia sp. SMBL-WEM22 sequence GACAACGCGCGCCGCGTCAACGTCGCTCTGCCAGTGATAACCGCAAATCACACGGCTTTGACCCAGGTCGAAGCCGCGCTTAAGGATCTCATTCTGTCGCTGAGGATTAACTTCCGCCAGCACCAGTGCCGTGGCCCAACCAATCGCCGTATGGCCTGACGGGTAGGATCCATTCTTCGACAGCTCATCCTGATCTTTGGTGTTGCAGGTCGGCACGTTATAGAAGGCGAAAGGCCGGATGCGCATATACTTCTGTTTTGCGCCGCGCGTCGCCAGATCGCCCGCATCTTCAATCATGTTGGTCAGCAGCTTGTGCAGCTGCGGCGCATCTTTTTGTGTGATGGGTGAACCAAACGCACCGGAGAAGGCATTAGCAACGCCGCCGCTGCTCAGGTTGGCGTCTTCGGCGGCAAGCTTGCCGCGCTCGGTATTGCGCAGCAAACGACCCTGCTCATACATCGCCTGATCGTTCAAAAAGGCGATGCTACCCACTTCTGGCGGCGGTGGCAGCAGCGCCAGACTATCTATCGCCTGGTCATTTTTCAGGTAGTAGAGATCGGGCTTGGTGGTGGCATCATTTCCCGCTGGTACAAGAGCAAAGGCATTGGCAGAAAGTAAACTCGCAAGGCAAAGCGTAATAAAGCTTTTTTTCATTAGAGATTCCTTAAATTTTTGACTGCAACAGCCATAGGTGGCTGTTGTCATATTTCTGTCATAATTTGCGCGAAATAACATTGCGGTGAATCGCAAAACGCTTGCTGTAGCGTTTTGAGCGGGTACGGGCGCTTAAAAGATAACCAGGGATTATCTCTCTTTCGCTCGCTTAATGAGCAACGGTGTGCGAAATCGGATTGTCACACTTACCACCTTACGGTTTGGGCGCTACCATAGCCCCATTGCAATGACAGGAGATGTCCATGAGCGAGCAAGCTATTCGTTTAACGCAATACAGCCACGGAGCCGGTTGCGGATGTAAAATTTCCCCCAAAGTGCTGGATACCATTCTGCACAGCGAGCAGGCGAAGTTCCTCGATCCTAACCTTCTGGTCGGCAACGAGACGCGTGACGACGCCGCGGTTTACGATCTTGGCAATGGCACCTGCGTGATCAGCACCACTGACTTTTTCATGCCAATTGTCGATAACCCCTTCGATTTTGGCCGCATCGCTGCGACAAACGCCATCAGCGACATCTTCGCGATGGGCGGTAAGCCGATTATGGCGATCGCTATCCTCGGCTGGCCGCTTGATAAGCTGCCGCCGGAGGTTGCCCGCGAGGTGATCGAAGGCGGGCGCTTTGCCTGCCAGCAGGCGGGCATTGCGCTGGCCGGTGGCCACTCGATTGACGCCCCGGAGCCGATTTTTGGCCTCGCCGTCACCGGCGTGGTGCCGACCGAGCGCGTGAAGAAGAACAGCACCGCGCAGGCGGGCTGCAAACTCTTCCTCACCAAACCGCTGGGCATTGGCGTGCTCACTACCGCTGAGAAGAGATCCCTGCTCAAACCCGAGCATGTCGGGCTGGCGACGGAGGTGATGTGCCGGATGAACCTCGCCGGTGCAGCGTTTGCCGATATTGAAGGAGTCAAAGCGATGACCGACGTCACCGGCTTTGGTCTGCTCGGTCACCTGAGCGAGATGTGCCAGGGCGCGGGGGTGCAGGCGCAGCTCACCTATGCCGATGTGCCGAAGCTGCCTGGCGTCGAGGAGTACATTGCCCAGGGTGCGGTGCCGGGGGGGACGCAGCGTAACTTTACCAGCTACGGGCACCTGATGGGCGAGATGCCTGACGCGGTGCGTAATCTGCTGTGCGATCCGCAAACCTCCGGCGGCCTGCTGCTGGCAGTGACGCCGGATGCCGAAGCGCAGGTAAAAGCCACGGCGGCGGAGTATGGCATTGAACTGAGCGCCATTGGCGAACTGGTCACCGCCCGCGGCGGTCGCCCGATGATTGAGATCCGATAAGTCGATGCGGTTATTTATTGCCGAAAAGCCCAGTCTGGCGCGCGCCATTGCCGATGTGTTGCCCAAGCCGCATCGCAAAGGCGACGGCTACATTGAGTGCGGTAATGGCCAGGTGGTGACCTGGTGTATCGGTCACCTGCTGGAGCAGGCGCAGCCGGATGCCTATGACAGCCGCTATGCTCGCTGGAACCTGGCGGATTTGCCCATTGTGCCGGAGAAGTGGCAGCTGCAGCCGCGGCCGTCGGTGCTCAAGCAGATCAACGTTATTAAGCGTCTGCTTGCCGATGCCGACGAAGTGGTGCATGCCGGTGACCCGGATCGCGAAGGGCAACTGCTGGTGGATGAGGTGATTGACTACCTGCAACTGCCCGCGGAAAAGCGCCAGCATGTGCAGCGCTGCCTGATTAACGATCTCAACCCGCAGGCGGTGGAGAGAGCGATTGGGCGGCTGCGCGCCAACAGCGAGTTTATTCCGCTCTGCGTATCAGCGCTGGCCCGCGCCCGCGCTGACTGGCTGTACGGCATTAATATGACCCGCGCCTATACGCTTTTAGGCCGCAACGCCGGGTATCAGGGCGTGCTCTCCGTTGGGCGCGTCCAGACTCCGGTGCTGGGGCTGGTGGTGCGACGCGATGAAGAGATTGAGAACTTCGTCTCGAAAGATTTCTTTGAAGTGAAAGCGCATATTGTGACGCCCGCCGGGGAGCGGTTTACCGCCCTCTGGCAGCCAAGCGATGCCTGTGAGCCTTACCAGGATGAAGAGGGGCGTTTGCTCCATCGCGCGCTCGCAGAGCACGTGGTTAATCGCATCAGCGGTCAGCCGGCGATGGTTACTGCCTATAACGATAAACGGGAATCAGAACTGGCACCGCTGCCGTTCTCCCTTTCATCCCTACAGATTGAGGCGGCGAAGCGTTTTGGCCTGAGCGCGCAGAACGTACTCGATATCTGCCAGAAGCTGTATGAAACCCACAAACTGATTACCTATCCGCGCTCTGACAGCCGCTATTTGCCGGAGGAGCATTTTGCTGGTCGCCATGCGGTAATGAACGCGATTGGCGTGCACGCTGCCGATCTGCTGCCGCAGCCGGTGGTTAACCCCGATACGCGCAACCGCTGCTGGGATGACAAAAAGGTGGATGCTCACCACGCCATCATTCCGACCGCGCGCAGCTCGAAGGTGAGCCTCAGTGATAACGAGGCCAAAGTCTACAACCTGATTGCGCGGCAATATCTGATGCAGTTCTGCCCGGATGCGGTGTTCCGCAAATGTCAGATCGATCTGGATATCGCCAACGGCAAGTTTATCGCCAAAGCGCGTTTCCTTGCGGAAGCGGGTTGGCGTACGTTGCTCGGCGCGAAAGAGCGCGATGAAGATGATGACGGCACGCCGCTGCCGGTAGTAGCAAAAGGCGATGAGCTGTTGTGTGAAAAGGGCGAAGTGGTGGCGCGCCAGACGCAGCCGCCGCGCCACTTCACGGATGCGACGCTGCTCTCCGCGATGACCGGCATTGCGCGCTTTGTGCAGGATAAGGATCTGAAAAAGATCCTGCGCGCCACCGATGGATTAGGCACGGAAGCGACGCGCGCGGGCATTATCGAACTGCTGTTTAAGCGCGGCTTTCTGGTGAAGAAGGGGCGCTATATTCACTCCTCCGACGCAGGCCGGGCGTTGATCCACTCCTTACCAGCGATGGCGGCGCGACCGGATATGACCGCGCACTGGGAGTCGGTACTGACGCAGATCAGCGAAAAAGAGTGTCGCTACCAGGACTTTATGCAGCCGCTGGTTGGCACGCTGCATGAGTTGATCCACCAGGCGCGCAGCACCCCGGTGCGGCAGTTCCGCGGGCTGGTGGCTCCGGGCAGCGATAAGAAAAAATCCTTCGCCAAAGGACGCAGTAAGAAACGCCCGCCCGCAGCGGAAGCACCCGCCTCGTAATTCGGTTAACAATGCCCGATGGCGCTGCGCTTATCGGGCCTACAAAAATGTGCCCATCTGTAGGCCGGATAAGGCGTTTACGCCGCCATCCGGCAATCAGCGCTGTGCCTGAAAACCTGCCCGATGGCGCTACGCTTATCAGGCCTACAAAAGTGTGCCCATCTGTAGGCCGGATAAGGCATTTATGCCGCCATCCGGCAATCAGCGCTGTGCCTGAAAACCTGCCCGAGGGCGCTGCGCATATCAGGCCTACAAAAGTGTGCCCATCTGTAGGCCGGATAAGGCGTTTATGCCGCCATCCGGCAATCAGCGCTATGCCTGAAAACCTGCCCGAGGGCGCTGCGCATATCAGGCCTACAAAAGTGTGCCCATCTGTAGGCCGGATAAGGCGTTTACGCCGCCATCCGGCAGTGTGCTGCTGTTAAATCACCCCCTGGGCGATCATCGCGTCGGCGACTTTGACAAAGCCCGCGATGTTCGCGCCGCGCACGTAATGGGTCTGCTTCTCTTCGCCGCCGTACTCCACGCAGGCCTGGTGAATATCCAGCATGATATGCTGCAAGCGGGCATCCACCTCTTCAGCTTTCCAGCTTATGCGGCCCGCGTTCTGCGCCATTTCAAGCCCAGAGGTGGCGACACCACCGGCATTCGCCGCTTTGCCGGGGGCAAAGAGCACGCCCGCGTCGAGGAAGAGGTCCGTCGCTTCGATGGTGGTTGGCATATTGGCCCCTTCGGCCACCGCTTTGACGCCGTTGGCGATAAGCGTCTGCGCGGCCTCAACGTCAAGCTCATTCTGCGTGGCGCAGGGCAGCGCAATATCGACCGGCACCGACCATGGCTGTTTCCCTTCCAGATAGGTCAGGCCAAACTCCCGCGCGTAATCGGCTACCCGACCGTCGCGGCTCGCCTTGATCTCGCACAGGCGCGCCAGTTTTTCCGCCGTGAAGCCCGCTTCATCCACCACCGTTCCCGCCGAGTCAGAGGCGGTGATCACACGCGCGCCGAGGGACATCGCTTTTTCAATCGCATACTGCGCAACATTGCCGGAGCCGGAAACCGCCACGCGCATCCCTTCAAAGCCAAGGCCGTGGCGCTTGAGCATCGCCTCGGTGAAGTAGACCAGGCCATAACCGGTCGCTTCCGGGCGGATCAGGCTGCCGCCAAACGAGAGCCCTTTTCCGGTAAAGACGCAGGCGGTGTTATTAGAGAGCTTTTTCATCATCCCGGCCATAAAGCCCACTTCGCGCCCGCCGACGCCGATATCGCCCGCAGGCACATCGGTATCCGCGCCAAGGTGGCGATAAAGCTCGGTGATTAGCGCCTGGCAGAAGCGCATCACTTCGCCATCGCTTTTACCTTTAGGATTGAAATCGCTGCCCCCTTTACCGCCGCCCATCGGGAGCGTGGTAAGAGCATTTTTGAAAGTCTGTTCGAAGCCGAGGAACTTAAGAATCGATAAGTTCACCGAAGGGTGAAAACGCATGCCGCCTTTATAGGGGCCGATGGCAGAGCTGAACTGCACACGCCACGCGCGGTTAACCTGCACCTGGTTGCGATCGTCTACCCAGGCGACGCGGAACTGAATCACGCGCTCTGGCTCAACAAGGCGTTCAAGCAGTGAGAGCTGACGGTAGCGCGGGTTGGCTTCGAGAAAGGGCCAGAGGGTGCTCATCACTTCGCGAACGGCCTGGGAGAACTCCGGCTGGTGCGGGTCACGCTGATGAACGGTGTCGAGGAATGTTGCAAGGGAGGGGGTCTGATCCATAGATATAAGCGTCTCTTATTATGTTGATGAGTGTCATTGTGTTTGCAATGCGCAAAAAACGGGCGCTTTTCGACTATAACATCGGCGATATGTCACGCCGCAAGGGAAAATCGCCCTCATCAGAGAAATTAAGAACCTGTTTACGGTCATAATAAAAAACGATGAAGCGGGAAACTAAAGTCCCGGAAAATAGATCCGTTATAGTAATTAGTGCAGTCAATCAGAAAGGAGAGGCTATGAGCCGATTTACAGGCGTTGCCGCCGCGCTGTTGCTGATCGCATCGGGCAGCGCGCTGGCGGATCGCTACCCGTCGCCGGGTGTGGAAGTGAATGTGCCGGCCGAAGTGTTCAGCAGCGGCGGGCAGACGCAAACGACGCAGCCTTGCATGCAGTGCTGCGTCTACGGCAATCAAAATTACAGCGAAGGGTCGGTGATCAAAATGGAAGGGGTGCTGCTGCAGTGCCAGCGCGATGAACGCACGATTTCCACTAATCCGCTGGTGTGGCGTCGCGTAAAACCTTAAACGCCTCCAGCAGGGGGAGATCCGCCGGAGCCAGCGCATAGTTGCCCGCATCGGCGGGTGTCACCCACGCAAGCTCGCTGTGATAATGGCGCGTTGGCTCGCCTGCAAAGGTGCACACGTGCCAGGCGTGAAGCGTAATCAGCCGCTCTGAGACTTCGCGCTGATGGCTGGCAACAAAACAGGCCGGCACCGCTTCGATACCCAACTCTTCACGCAGCTCGCGCACTAGCGCCTGCGGCTGCGTTTCGCCCGCTTCCACCTTGCCGCCCGCGAATTCCCATAGACCGGGTTGATCCGCGTGCGGCGGACGCCGGGCGAGCAGAATATGGCCGTCGCGCTCAATAATGGCGGCGACCACGTCGATGCTTTTTGGCGTCTGCGTCATCAGAGTTTAAACGTCGCCCAGACCGGCGCATGGTCAGAGGGTTTTTCCATACCGCGGATGTCGTAATCGATACCGGTCTCGATGCAGCGCTCCGCCAGCGGCTGGCTTGCCATCAGCAGATCGATACGCAGCCCGCGGTTGTCATCAAAGCCTCTGGAGCGGTAATCAAACCACGAGAAGCGATCCGTGGTCTCCGGGTTGGCGGCGCGGTAGGTATCCACCAGCCCCCAGTTTTTCAGACGTTCCATCCACTCACGCTCTTCCGGCAGGAAGGAGCATTTACCGGTACGCAGCCAGCGCTTGCGGTTCTCTTCCCCGATACCGATATCGAGATCCGTCGGGCTGATATTCATATCACCCATGATCAGCACCGGGTTCTCGCGCTTCAGCTCATTCTCGAGGAAGTGTTGCAGATCCTGGTAGAACTTCTCTTTTGCCGGGAACTTGATCGGATGGTCGCGGCTTTCGCCCTGCGGGAAGTAGCCGTTAATTACCGTGATGTTGCCAAGCGGGGAGGGGATCTCCGCCATGATGATACGACGCTGTGCCTCTTCGCCATCTTCCGGAAAGCCGCGACGCACCAGTACAGGCGTCTCTTTGGTCAGCAGCGCCACGCCGTAGTGACCCTTCTGCCCGTGATAAAAGACGTTGTAACCGAGACGCGCCACCTCTTCGAGGGGGAACATATCGTCATGCACTTTCGTCTCCTGCAGACCAATCACATCGGGCTGGTGTTGTTCGACGATTGCCTGAAGCTGGTGGGGTCTGGCGCGCAGGCCGTTGATATTGAACGAGACAAATTTCATAGTCGCAGCCACTTAATGGGGTGAAAGATGCAGGAATGTTATCAGAGTTTACTTTCAATCACTGCCACTTATTCCGAAGCTCATCGCGTCTGCGCAAAAATCAGGCCAGCTGCCTCTTTTCAGGGCGCGATGCGCCAAAATGGGGCATGTTGTCAGAATTAATTTCGTGGACGATCACAGTTCCAGAATTAAATTTCATAAATGCATAAACTATCGCTAAATCCCGCCCTGGTTCGCCGCAATATCTAAAATTATTCACTTTTTATGCATGATATGTGCATAGCGGCTGGTTGTAAGTTATTGAAATAACGTTGATGCACGCCGTTTATGCATTTTTGCCTCTGGCTGGCACGAAGCGTGCAATCTACATTAAGGGCGAAAACGTCATTTTTATTAACATTTTTTCAACTATTTATTTACCGGTGAGGTCGCTATGTCTCTGTCTGTTACGCGTGAAAATTTCGATCAATGGATGCTGCCGGTCTACGCGCCTGCGCCGTTTATACCGGTTCGCGGCGAAGGCTCACGCCTGTGGGATCAGCAGGGCACGGAGTACATCGACTTCGCCGGCGGCATTGCAGTTAACGCCCTGGGCCACGCTAACCCGGTGCTGTGCAACGCATTAAGCGAGCAGGCGGCGAAGTTCTGGCATACCGGCAATGGCTACACCAACGAGCCGGCGCTGCGGCTGGCAAAACGGCTGATTGATGCCACCTTCGCCGATCGCGTCTTCTTTTGTAACTCCGGGGCGGAAGCCAACGAAGCGGCGCTGAAGCTGGCGCGTAAATATGCCCACGACACATTCGGCGCGCAGAAGAGCGGCATTGTCGCCTTCAAAAATGCCTTCCATGGCCGCACGCTCTTTACCGTCAGCGCCGGTGGTCAGCCCGCCTATTCGCAGGATTTCGCGCCGCTGCCGCCGCAGATCCAGCATGCTACTTTTAACGATCTCGCCTCTGCCAGCGCCCTGATTAACGACGATACCTGCGCGGTGATTGTTGAGCCGATGCAGGGCGAGGGCGGCGTAGTACCGGCCGATCCAGCTTTTTTACAGGGGCTGCGCGAGATCTGCTCCCGCCACAATGCGCTGCTGATTTTTGATGAGGTACAGACCGGCGTTGGCCGCACCGGCGAACTCTATGCCTACATGCACTATGGCGTGACGCCGGATGTGTTAACCACCGCAAAAGCGCTGGGCGGCGGCTTTCCGATTGGCGCGATGCTCACCACTGAGACCTTTGGCAAGGTAATGAATGTCGGCACCCACGGCACCACCTATGGCGGTAACCCGCTGGCGGGCGCAGTGGCAGGCGCGCTGCTTGATACCGTCAACACCCCACAAATGCTCAACGGCGTCAAACAGCGCCATGAGTGGTTCACCGAGCAGCTTACCGCCATCAACGCCCGCCATCTGCTGTTTAGCGATATTCGCGGCCTTGGGCTGTTAATCGGCTGCCAGCTGGTACCCGCCTTTAGCGGTAAAGCGAAGCAGATCTCCCAGCTGGCGGCAGCGGAAGGGGTGATGGTGCTGATCGCCGGTGGCAACGTGCTGCGCTTCGCCCCGGCGCTGAACATCAGTGAAGAGGAGGTGCGCATCGGTCTTGAGCGCTTTGCCCGCGCCTGTGAAAAATTCCTCTCGGAGAGCACAACATGATGGTGATTCGTCCGGTCGCGGCAAGCGATCTCCCAGCCCTGATGAAACTCGCCGGCAAAACCGGTGGCGGTTTAACCTCGCTGCCCGCCGATGAGGCAACCCTGGCGGCGCGTATTGAGCGCGCCCGCCAGACCTGGCAAGGCACGCTGCCGAAGGGGGAGCAGGGCTATGTTTTTGTGCTGGAAGATACCCAGAGCGGCGAAGTGGGCGGCATCTGCGCCATTGAGGTCGCCGTCGGGCTAAATGACCCGTGGTACAACTACCGCGTCGGCACTCAGGTGCACGCTTCGAAAGAGCTGAATGTCTACAACGCGCTGCCGACGCTGTTTCTCAGTAACGATCACACCGGCAGCAGTGAACTCTGCACGCTGTTTCTCGATCCCGCCTGGCGCAAAGCGGGCAACGGCTACCTGCTGTCGAAATCGCGCTTTATGTTTATGGCGGCGTTTCGCGATCGCTTCAATGAGAAAGTGGTCGCCGAGATGCGCGGGGTGATTGATGAGCATGGTTACTCCCCCTTCTGGGAGAGCCTCGGCAAACGCTTCTTCTCGATGGAATTCAGCCGCGCGGATTACCTGTGTGGCACCGGGCAGAAAGCCTTTATTGCCGAGCTGATGCCGAAACACCCCATCTATACCCACTTCCTCTCGGAAGAGGCGCAGTCGGTGATTGGTCACGTCCATCCGCAGACCGCGCCTGCGCGCGCGGTGCTGGAGAAAGAGGGGTTCCGCTACCGCAACTATGTCGACATCTTTGATGGCGGGCCGACGCTGGAGTGCGATATCGATCGCGTGCGTGCGATCCGCAAAAGCCGGCTGGTGGCGATTGGCGAAGGGCAGCGCGCGCCGGGCGAGTGGCCAGCCTGCATGGTGTCGAATGAGCGCTATGACGATTTTCGCGCCATGCTGATCAACGTCGACCCGCAGACCGAACGGCTGCTGCTGTCGGCGGGCGAACTGGATGCGCTGAAGTGTCAGCCCGGCGATAGCGTCCGGTTAGTGCGCCTGTGTGCGGAAGAGAAGAGTGGTGAGGAGAGAGCACAATGAGTTTATGGATCGACGGTGAGTGGATAAAGGGCCAGGGCGCACGGCGGGAGAAAACCAACCCGGTGAACCATGAGGTGCTGTGGCAGGGTTTTGATGCGGATAGCGCCCAGGTTGAGGCGGCTTACCAGGCCGCGCGCGTGGCTTTTCCCGCCTGGGCGCGCCAGCCCTTCAGTGCCCGCCAGGCGATCGTGGAGAAATTTGCCGCGCTGCTGGAGAGCAATAAAGAGGAGCTGACAACGATCATTGCCCGCGAAACCGGCAAACCGCGCTGGGAAGCGGCGACCGAAATTACCGCCATGATCAATAAAGCGGCGATCTCGGTGAAGTCATACCACTCGCGCACCGGCGAACAGCAGACGGAGATGGCAGACGGCGCGGCTACCCTGCGTCATCGCCCGCACGGCGTGCTGGCAGTGTTTGGCCCTTACAACTTCCCCGGCCACCTGCCGAACGGGCATATCATCCCGGCTCTGCTGGCGGGCAATACGCTGCTGTTTAAACCGAGCGAGCTGACGCCGTGGATCGGTGAAGCGGTGGTGAAACTGTGGCAGCAGGCTGGCTTACCCGCTGGTGTGCTCAACTTATTGCAGGGCGGGCGCGAAACCGGTCAGGCGCTGAGCGCGCTGCCAGGGCTGGATGGGCTGCTTTTTACCGGCAGTGCCAATACCGGTTATCAGCTGCATCGCCAGCTGGCGGGCCAGCCCGAGAAGATCCTCGCGCTGGAGATGGGCGGCAATAACCCGCTGATTGTTGAAGATCCGGACGATATTGATGCGTCAGTGCATCTGGCGATCCAGTCCGCCTTTATCACCGCCGGCCAGCGCTGCACCTGCGCGCGGCGGCTGCTGGTGAAACGCTCGACGGCGGGCGATGCCTTCCTGAAAAGGCTGGTGGAGGTTGCCAGCAAGCTGATACCGGCTGCCTGGGACGCGGAGCCGCAGCCCTTTTTCGGCGGGCTGATCTCACCCCAGGCGGCAGAGCAGGTCTATCACGCCTGGCAGGAGCATGAAGCTCGCGGTGGCAAAACGTTACTGGCTCCGCGCCTGCTGGCGGCGGGCACCTCTCTGCTAACGCCGGGCATTATTGAGATGACCGCAGTCGGCAACGTGCCGGATGAAGAGGTGTTTGGCCCGCTGCTCTGCGTCTGGCGCTATGACAACTTCGACGATGCGATTACGCTTGCTAACAACACCCGCTATGGCCTCGCCTGCGGTCTGATTTCACCGCAGCGGGAGAAGTTCGAACGCCTGCTGCTGGAGGCGCGCGCCGGGATCGTTAACTGGAACAAGCCGCTAACCGGTGCGGCGAGCACCGCGCCGTTTGGCGGCGTAGGCGCCTCCGGCAACCATCGCGCCAGCGCCTGGTATGCGGCGGATTACTGCGCCTGGCCGATGGCGAGTCTTGAGACGGCGGATCTGACCCTGCCGCAGAGCCTCAGCCCGGGGCTTGGCCATTTGCGTGAGGAGCAGCCATGAGCGCGCGTGAAGTGAACTTTGATGGCCTGGTTGGGCTGACGCACCACTACGCGGGTTTATCCTTCGGTAATGAAGCCTCGACTAAACACCGTTTTCAGCGCTCCAACCCGAAGCTGGCGGCGAAACAGGGGCTTCTGAAGATGAAAGCGCTGGCGGACGCCGGATTTCCGCAGGCGGTCATCCCGCCTCACGAGCGTCCGAATGTTGCTGCGTTACGCCAGTTAGGCTTTCGCGGCAGCGATGAACAAGTCGTTGAAAAAGCCGCGACGCAGGCACCGGAGCTGCTCTCTGCTGCCAGCTCCGCCTCGGCGATGTGGGTAGCCAATGCTGCCACCGTCTGCCCGTCGGCGGATGCCGAGGATGGCAAAGTTCACCTGACGGTGGCGAACCTCAATAACAAGTTCCACCGCTCAATCGAAGCGCCAACCACCGAAGCGCTGCTGCGGGCGATTTTCCGCGATCCGCAGACCTTCAGCGTGCATGGTGCGCTGCCGCAGGTGGCGCGTTTTGGCGATGAGGGGGCCGCTAACCATAACCGCTTCGGCGGCGAGTATGGCGATGCGGGCGTACAGCTCTTTGTTTATGGCCGTGAAGAGGGCAACCAACTGGCTCCCGGGCGTTATCCGGCGCGCCAGACGCTGGAGGCGAGCCAGGCGGTTGCCCGCACAAACCGGGTGCGCGCACATCAGGTGGTCTATGCTCAGCAAAACCCGGCGGTGATCGATCTGGGTGTATTTCATAATGATGTGATTGCGGTCTCCAACCGCCAGTTGCTCTTCTGCCACGAGCAGGCGTTTGCCGGGCAGTCTCAGCTGCTGGCAGAGCTTGCGGCAAAAGTGCCGGGCTTTATGGCGATCGAAGTGCCGCAACAGGCGGTATCGGTCACAGACGCAGTGGCGACTTATCTGTTTAATAGTCAATTACTGAGCCATGACGATGGCCGCATGACCCTGGTCCTGCCGCAGGAGTCGCAGGAACATGCAGGCGTCTGGCGTTATCTCAATGACCTGCTGGCGCAGGATAACCCGATCAGCGCTCTTAAGGTCTTCGATCTGCGCGAAAGTATGGCAAACGGTGGCGGGCCAGCCTGCCTGCGTTTGCGGGTGGTGTTGAGCGAGACGGAGCAGCGGGCAGTAAACCCGGCGGTGATGATGAACGATACGCTGTTTGCCGCGCTCAATGCGTGGGTGGACAAATACTATCGCGACCGTCTCACGCAGGCCGATTTAGCCGATCCGCAGCTGCTGCGCGAAGGGCGTGAAGCACTGGATCGCCTCACGCAACTGTTGGATCTCGGGTCGGTTTATCCTTTTCAGCGTTAAGCGGAGGCGGTATGGAGAACTTTCTGGCAGCAACCATTGCCGGCGATATTCCACGCAAGATGTCCGGCGAAGCGGGCGGCATTCACTGGTTGTGGCATGAGCAGGGGATACTTGAGCTGGTACCGCCGCAGGCGACAGGACGTTCGCTGGTGATCTCCTGCGCCATTCACGGCAATGAGACGGCACCGGTAGAGCTTATCGATCAACTGCTGCACAACCTCTTTTCCGGAGAGCAGCCGTTGAGCTGGCGACTGCTGATTATTCTCGGCAATCCGCAGGCGTTGGCGCAGGGTAAGCGCTATATCAAAAGCGATCTCAACCGCATGTTCGGCGGGCGCTGGCAGCAGCTTCCGCCGAGTGATGAAACCATCCGCGCGGCGCAGCTTGAGCGGGCAGTGACGCACTTTTTCTCTGAGGGTAACGAGACGCGCTGGCATCTCGATCTGCATACGGCCATTCGCGGCTCGCACCATGTGCGCTTTGGCGTTCTGCCGCAGCGCGCCACGCTGTGGGATGAGTCTTTCCTCACGTGGCTCGGCGCAGCCGGGCTTGAAGCGCTGGTGTTCCACCAGGCGCCAGGCGGAACCTTTACCCACTTCAGTTGTGAAAGCTTCGATGCGCTCGCCTGCACGCTGGAGCTGGGTAAAGCGCTGCCGTTTGGTGCCAACGACTTAAGCCAGTTTCAGCGCACCGCCTGGGCTTTGGCGGCGCTGCTTGCCGGCGAGCCCGCACCTGAGACTGAGCTTGCTCCGCTGCGTTACCGGGTGGTGCAGCAACTCACCCGGCGCAGCGAGGCGTTTACCCTC is a genomic window containing:
- the phoC gene encoding acid phosphatase PhoC; the protein is MKKSFITLCLASLLSANAFALVPAGNDATTKPDLYYLKNDQAIDSLALLPPPPEVGSIAFLNDQAMYEQGRLLRNTERGKLAAEDANLSSGGVANAFSGAFGSPITQKDAPQLHKLLTNMIEDAGDLATRGAKQKYMRIRPFAFYNVPTCNTKDQDELSKNGSYPSGHTAIGWATALVLAEVNPQRQNEILKRGFDLGQSRVICGYHWQSDVDAARVVGSAVVATLHTNPAFQQQLQRAKEEFAASHK
- the selD gene encoding selenide, water dikinase SelD; protein product: MSEQAIRLTQYSHGAGCGCKISPKVLDTILHSEQAKFLDPNLLVGNETRDDAAVYDLGNGTCVISTTDFFMPIVDNPFDFGRIAATNAISDIFAMGGKPIMAIAILGWPLDKLPPEVAREVIEGGRFACQQAGIALAGGHSIDAPEPIFGLAVTGVVPTERVKKNSTAQAGCKLFLTKPLGIGVLTTAEKRSLLKPEHVGLATEVMCRMNLAGAAFADIEGVKAMTDVTGFGLLGHLSEMCQGAGVQAQLTYADVPKLPGVEEYIAQGAVPGGTQRNFTSYGHLMGEMPDAVRNLLCDPQTSGGLLLAVTPDAEAQVKATAAEYGIELSAIGELVTARGGRPMIEIR
- a CDS encoding DNA topoisomerase III, which gives rise to MRLFIAEKPSLARAIADVLPKPHRKGDGYIECGNGQVVTWCIGHLLEQAQPDAYDSRYARWNLADLPIVPEKWQLQPRPSVLKQINVIKRLLADADEVVHAGDPDREGQLLVDEVIDYLQLPAEKRQHVQRCLINDLNPQAVERAIGRLRANSEFIPLCVSALARARADWLYGINMTRAYTLLGRNAGYQGVLSVGRVQTPVLGLVVRRDEEIENFVSKDFFEVKAHIVTPAGERFTALWQPSDACEPYQDEEGRLLHRALAEHVVNRISGQPAMVTAYNDKRESELAPLPFSLSSLQIEAAKRFGLSAQNVLDICQKLYETHKLITYPRSDSRYLPEEHFAGRHAVMNAIGVHAADLLPQPVVNPDTRNRCWDDKKVDAHHAIIPTARSSKVSLSDNEAKVYNLIARQYLMQFCPDAVFRKCQIDLDIANGKFIAKARFLAEAGWRTLLGAKERDEDDDGTPLPVVAKGDELLCEKGEVVARQTQPPRHFTDATLLSAMTGIARFVQDKDLKKILRATDGLGTEATRAGIIELLFKRGFLVKKGRYIHSSDAGRALIHSLPAMAARPDMTAHWESVLTQISEKECRYQDFMQPLVGTLHELIHQARSTPVRQFRGLVAPGSDKKKSFAKGRSKKRPPAAEAPAS
- the gdhA gene encoding NADP-specific glutamate dehydrogenase, producing the protein MDQTPSLATFLDTVHQRDPHQPEFSQAVREVMSTLWPFLEANPRYRQLSLLERLVEPERVIQFRVAWVDDRNQVQVNRAWRVQFSSAIGPYKGGMRFHPSVNLSILKFLGFEQTFKNALTTLPMGGGKGGSDFNPKGKSDGEVMRFCQALITELYRHLGADTDVPAGDIGVGGREVGFMAGMMKKLSNNTACVFTGKGLSFGGSLIRPEATGYGLVYFTEAMLKRHGLGFEGMRVAVSGSGNVAQYAIEKAMSLGARVITASDSAGTVVDEAGFTAEKLARLCEIKASRDGRVADYAREFGLTYLEGKQPWSVPVDIALPCATQNELDVEAAQTLIANGVKAVAEGANMPTTIEATDLFLDAGVLFAPGKAANAGGVATSGLEMAQNAGRISWKAEEVDARLQHIMLDIHQACVEYGGEEKQTHYVRGANIAGFVKVADAMIAQGVI
- a CDS encoding DUF1496 domain-containing protein, with translation MSRFTGVAAALLLIASGSALADRYPSPGVEVNVPAEVFSSGGQTQTTQPCMQCCVYGNQNYSEGSVIKMEGVLLQCQRDERTISTNPLVWRRVKP
- a CDS encoding pyrimidine (deoxy)nucleoside triphosphate diphosphatase — encoded protein: MTQTPKSIDVVAAIIERDGHILLARRPPHADQPGLWEFAGGKVEAGETQPQALVRELREELGIEAVPACFVASHQREVSERLITLHAWHVCTFAGEPTRHYHSELAWVTPADAGNYALAPADLPLLEAFKVLRDATPAD